A section of the Flavobacteriales bacterium genome encodes:
- the recG gene encoding ATP-dependent DNA helicase RecG, producing the protein MQPWTETPIEYLKGVGPQRGELFRKELGIATFNDLLHHFPFRYVDRSHFHAVKDAVEEGLAVQLKGTLTGIKQVGQKQGKRLTAVLSDGTGSIELVWFKGLKWLLQLLREGVVYVVYGKVSVFKGRPNIAHPELESEESWQVGGVTGLQPVYSTTEKAAAKGLHSRAIGKLTKVLVNQPGMHLPETLSAELVAWLGGMPRAQAFHQLHAPTDAQQLAVATRRQKFEELFFIQLELIRQKKLVQERVEGQCFDRVGELLNRFYKEHLPFEPTNAQKRVVKEVRRDLGSGRQMNRLVQGDVGSGKTLVALLSMLIALDNGRQAALMAPTEILAQQHFATISAMLKDMPVEVRLLTGSTKAAERRSLLTALRSGHIHILIGTHALLEDPVQFHDLGLVVIDEQHRFGVAQRARLWAKNTVPPHVLVMTATPIPRTLAMTLYGDLDVSVIDELPPGRKPVKTVHRFDSARNAVFAFLEDEIRKGRQVYVVYPLIEESEKNDLKDLTDGFEAITRRFPLPQYAVSIVHGRMDQATKDIEMARFKKGETNILVATTVIEVGVDVPNASVMVIENAERFGLSQLHQLRGRVGRGAEQSFCILMTGDKLGAEARERIGTMVRTNDGFEIAEADLRLRGPGDLMGTQQSGLPQLHLADLVHDVELLQQARAAAIRITDSDPELRDPAHAPIARAMEDRMKDKAVWGRIS; encoded by the coding sequence ATGCAGCCGTGGACCGAGACCCCCATCGAGTACCTGAAGGGCGTGGGCCCGCAGCGGGGTGAGCTGTTCCGCAAGGAGCTCGGGATCGCCACCTTCAACGACCTGCTGCACCACTTCCCGTTCCGCTACGTGGACCGCTCGCACTTCCACGCGGTGAAGGACGCGGTGGAGGAGGGCTTGGCCGTGCAGTTGAAGGGGACGCTCACGGGCATCAAGCAGGTGGGGCAGAAGCAGGGCAAGCGCCTCACCGCCGTGCTCAGCGATGGAACCGGAAGCATCGAACTGGTGTGGTTCAAGGGCTTGAAGTGGCTGCTGCAGCTGCTGCGTGAGGGCGTGGTGTACGTGGTGTACGGCAAGGTGAGCGTGTTCAAGGGCCGGCCGAACATCGCGCATCCGGAACTGGAGAGCGAGGAGTCCTGGCAGGTGGGTGGTGTCACCGGCCTGCAGCCCGTGTACAGCACCACCGAGAAGGCGGCGGCCAAGGGCCTGCACAGCCGCGCCATCGGCAAGCTCACCAAGGTGCTGGTGAACCAGCCCGGGATGCACCTGCCCGAGACGCTCAGCGCCGAACTGGTGGCCTGGCTGGGCGGCATGCCGCGTGCGCAGGCCTTCCACCAGCTGCACGCCCCCACCGATGCCCAGCAGCTCGCCGTGGCCACGCGCCGGCAGAAGTTCGAGGAGCTCTTCTTCATCCAGCTGGAGCTCATCCGCCAGAAGAAGCTCGTGCAGGAGCGGGTGGAAGGCCAGTGCTTCGACCGGGTGGGCGAGCTGTTGAACCGCTTCTACAAGGAGCACCTGCCCTTCGAGCCCACCAACGCCCAGAAGCGCGTGGTGAAGGAGGTGCGGCGCGACCTGGGCAGCGGCCGGCAAATGAACCGCCTGGTGCAGGGCGACGTGGGCAGCGGCAAGACGCTGGTGGCGCTGCTCAGCATGCTGATCGCCCTGGACAACGGCCGCCAGGCCGCCCTGATGGCGCCCACGGAGATCCTTGCCCAGCAGCACTTCGCCACGATCAGTGCGATGCTCAAGGACATGCCCGTGGAGGTGCGCCTGCTCACCGGAAGCACCAAGGCCGCGGAGCGGAGAAGCCTGCTCACCGCCCTGCGCAGCGGCCACATCCACATCCTCATCGGGACGCACGCCCTGCTGGAGGACCCCGTGCAGTTCCACGACCTTGGCCTGGTGGTGATCGATGAGCAGCACCGTTTCGGGGTGGCGCAACGGGCGCGCCTCTGGGCCAAGAACACCGTGCCGCCCCATGTGCTGGTGATGACGGCCACGCCCATCCCCCGCACGCTGGCGATGACGCTCTACGGCGACTTGGACGTGAGCGTGATCGACGAGCTGCCGCCCGGACGCAAGCCCGTGAAGACCGTGCACCGCTTCGACTCGGCGCGCAACGCGGTGTTCGCCTTCCTGGAGGACGAGATCCGCAAGGGGCGCCAGGTGTACGTGGTGTACCCGCTGATCGAGGAGAGCGAGAAGAACGACCTGAAGGACCTGACGGACGGCTTCGAGGCCATCACGCGCCGCTTCCCGCTGCCGCAGTACGCGGTGAGCATCGTGCACGGCCGCATGGACCAGGCCACGAAGGACATCGAGATGGCCCGGTTCAAGAAGGGGGAGACCAACATCCTGGTGGCCACCACGGTGATCGAGGTGGGGGTGGACGTGCCGAACGCGAGCGTGATGGTGATCGAGAACGCCGAGCGCTTCGGGCTGAGCCAGCTGCATCAGCTGCGCGGGCGCGTGGGGCGCGGGGCGGAGCAGAGCTTCTGCATCCTGATGACCGGCGACAAGCTGGGGGCCGAGGCGCGGGAACGCATCGGCACCATGGTGCGCACCAACGACGGCTTCGAGATCGCCGAGGCCGACCTGCGGCTCAGGGGGCCCGGCGACCTGATGGGCACCCAGCAGAGCGGGCTGCCCCAGCTGCATCTGGCCGACCTGGTGCACGATGTGGAGCTGCTGCAGCAGGCGCGCGCCGCCGCCATCCGCATCACCGACAGCGATCCCGAGCTGCGCGATCCGGCCCATGCGCCCATCGCCCGGGCCATGGAGGACCGCATGAAGGACAAGGCCGTGTGGGGCCGGATCAGCTGA
- a CDS encoding CHAD domain-containing protein — protein MAARRASSLPLRMERAVTALERAMAAVGAGPGPGEVHALRVALKRVRSLIRLARRTPGCRTRKRLRRRLDRLFKVAGRVRDRQVLLELLATEAPTGGTAARARKRLADGAPQADERLLRTVQRQGHLVDELRKALVPGLGRLSPAAWRQALSKAINDDLCDAAEHLHRDEAADALHTVRKRIKHAVHALDLWPDRPLPRALASLRRRCRSAQQLLGTRQDLVLLRELLGGRAKDRNTDAVLAERMAARLQWMDRRVRIELNALLPEGADHFVPSTRSSSAFRPKRKTASAGRVAAGRSTVTVKPASRRRSM, from the coding sequence ATGGCAGCCCGGCGCGCGTCCTCCCTGCCGCTCCGGATGGAGCGTGCGGTGACGGCCCTTGAACGGGCGATGGCCGCTGTGGGCGCAGGCCCTGGGCCCGGGGAGGTGCACGCCTTGCGCGTGGCGCTCAAGCGCGTCCGATCGCTGATCCGCCTGGCGCGGCGCACACCCGGATGCCGGACACGGAAGCGCCTTCGTCGCCGCCTGGACCGGCTCTTCAAGGTGGCCGGCCGCGTCCGCGACCGGCAGGTGCTGCTGGAGCTGCTCGCGACCGAAGCGCCGACCGGCGGCACCGCCGCCCGGGCCCGAAAACGGTTGGCGGACGGCGCCCCGCAGGCGGATGAGCGATTGCTCCGCACCGTGCAACGGCAGGGCCATTTGGTCGATGAGCTGCGTAAGGCACTTGTCCCCGGGCTTGGCCGTTTGAGCCCGGCCGCATGGCGCCAGGCGCTCAGCAAGGCCATCAACGACGACCTGTGCGACGCTGCGGAACACCTCCATCGCGATGAAGCGGCCGATGCGTTGCACACCGTGCGGAAGCGCATCAAGCATGCAGTGCACGCGCTGGACCTGTGGCCGGACCGGCCGCTCCCACGCGCGCTGGCTTCACTCCGGCGCAGGTGCCGGAGCGCCCAGCAGCTGCTCGGCACCCGCCAGGACCTGGTGCTGCTCCGCGAACTGCTCGGCGGCCGGGCGAAGGATCGGAACACCGATGCGGTGCTCGCCGAGCGCATGGCCGCCCGCCTTCAGTGGATGGACCGCCGTGTGCGGATCGAGCTGAACGCCCTGTTGCCGGAAGGCGCGGATCACTTCGTCCCGAGCACGAGGTCCTCGTCAGCCTTCAGGCCGAAACGGAAGACCGCATCCGCCGGCAGGGTGGCCGCAGGCCGCTCCACCGTGACGGTGAAGCCTGCTTCACGCAGACGATCGATGTAA
- a CDS encoding pyruvate dehydrogenase complex dihydrolipoamide acetyltransferase, whose translation MAEIVRMPKLSDTMTEGVVAKWHKKVGDKVKSGDILAEIETDKATMEFESFHDGVLLHIGVPEGKTAEVDSLLAVFGKEGEDISKLLAESASSAPKEQAQVQEAKTAAPAPAPAAAPAAASPAPASPAPAAPKPAPSTSANGSGRKAASPLAKRLAQEKGIDIGRVKGSGPEGRVTKRDIEGYSGGGMAYAAPQVESFTEVAVSQMRKTIARRLAESKFSAPHFYLTLEIPMDRAMQVREAINASIAPDKISFNDLVIKAVAVALKQHPKVNSSWLGDRIRYNEHVHIGVAVAVEEGLLVPVVRFADGKPLRTIGAEVRDMAKKAKEKKLQPADWEGNTFTISNLGMFGIEEFTAIINPPDACILAVGGIVEKPVVRHGAIVPGHTMKVTLSCDHRVVDGATGAAFLNTFKGLMEEPALLLGMGAI comes from the coding sequence ATGGCTGAGATCGTACGCATGCCGAAGCTGAGCGACACCATGACCGAGGGCGTGGTGGCGAAGTGGCACAAGAAGGTGGGTGACAAGGTGAAGAGCGGGGACATCCTCGCCGAGATCGAGACGGACAAGGCCACCATGGAGTTCGAGAGCTTCCATGACGGTGTGCTGCTGCACATCGGCGTGCCGGAGGGCAAGACCGCCGAGGTGGACAGCCTGCTGGCCGTGTTCGGCAAGGAAGGGGAGGACATCAGCAAGCTGCTCGCTGAATCTGCAAGTAGCGCTCCGAAGGAGCAGGCGCAGGTGCAGGAGGCAAAGACCGCTGCCCCTGCCCCTGCCCCTGCTGCTGCCCCTGCTGCTGCTTCCCCTGCTCCTGCTTCCCCTGCTCCCGCCGCCCCCAAGCCTGCTCCTTCCACTTCAGCGAACGGCAGTGGACGCAAAGCAGCGAGCCCGCTCGCCAAACGTCTGGCCCAGGAGAAGGGCATCGACATCGGCCGGGTGAAGGGCAGTGGTCCCGAGGGCCGCGTGACCAAGCGCGACATCGAGGGGTACTCGGGCGGTGGCATGGCCTATGCCGCACCGCAGGTCGAATCGTTCACCGAGGTGGCCGTGAGCCAGATGCGCAAGACCATCGCGCGTCGCCTGGCCGAGAGCAAGTTCAGCGCACCGCACTTCTACCTCACGCTGGAGATCCCCATGGACCGCGCCATGCAGGTCCGCGAGGCGATCAACGCGAGCATCGCGCCCGACAAGATCAGCTTCAACGACCTGGTGATCAAGGCCGTCGCCGTGGCCCTGAAGCAGCACCCCAAGGTGAACAGCAGCTGGCTCGGCGATCGCATCCGCTACAACGAGCACGTGCACATCGGTGTGGCCGTGGCGGTGGAGGAGGGCCTGCTGGTGCCCGTGGTGCGCTTCGCCGATGGCAAGCCCCTGCGCACCATCGGTGCCGAGGTGCGCGACATGGCGAAGAAGGCGAAGGAGAAGAAGCTGCAACCTGCGGATTGGGAGGGCAACACCTTCACCATCTCCAACCTCGGCATGTTCGGCATCGAGGAGTTCACCGCCATCATCAACCCGCCCGACGCGTGCATCCTGGCCGTGGGCGGCATCGTGGAGAAGCCCGTGGTACGCCACGGCGCCATCGTGCCCGGCCACACCATGAAGGTGACGCTGAGCTGCGACCACCGCGTGGTGGACGGCGCCACCGGAGCCGCCTTCCTCAACACCTTCAAGGGGCTGATGGAAGAGCCGGCGTTGCTGCTGGGGATGGGGGCGATCTGA
- the pdhA gene encoding pyruvate dehydrogenase (acetyl-transferring) E1 component subunit alpha translates to MPTKTAPPAKKNARPADGGHGKETYQRWFKDMLLMRRFEEKCGQLYTMQKFGGFCHLYIGQEAILAGMVTAMGTDDRIITGYRDHCHPLVLGETPHRVMAELYGRTTGTSKGKGGSMHFFDKGRNLFGGHGIVGGQIGLGAGIAFADKYRGGDQVTLCMMGDGAVRQGMLHETFNMAMTWKLPVVFIIENNQYAMGTSVERTSNVHELHRLGESYDMPGEPVDGMKCEAVHAAIAKACAHCRAGHGPYLLEINTYRYRGHSMSDPQKYRSKEEVEAYKQQDPIEDVRAKLLSNKWSTEAELEALDEAIKKEVEEAVKFAEESPLPEAKELWEDVYKTPDYPFIKD, encoded by the coding sequence ATGCCCACCAAGACCGCCCCACCCGCCAAGAAGAACGCCCGCCCGGCCGACGGTGGCCACGGCAAGGAGACCTACCAGCGCTGGTTCAAGGACATGCTGCTGATGCGGCGCTTCGAGGAGAAGTGCGGGCAGCTCTACACCATGCAGAAGTTCGGCGGCTTTTGCCACCTCTACATCGGCCAGGAGGCCATCCTCGCGGGCATGGTCACCGCCATGGGCACTGACGACCGCATCATCACCGGCTACCGCGACCACTGCCATCCGCTTGTGCTGGGGGAAACGCCCCACCGCGTGATGGCCGAGCTCTATGGCAGGACCACCGGCACCAGCAAGGGCAAGGGCGGCAGCATGCACTTCTTCGACAAGGGGCGCAACCTCTTCGGCGGCCATGGCATCGTGGGCGGGCAGATCGGCTTGGGCGCCGGCATCGCCTTCGCCGACAAGTACCGCGGTGGCGACCAGGTGACCCTGTGCATGATGGGCGATGGCGCCGTGCGGCAGGGCATGCTGCACGAGACCTTCAACATGGCCATGACCTGGAAGCTTCCGGTCGTGTTCATCATCGAGAACAACCAGTACGCCATGGGCACCAGCGTGGAGCGCACCAGCAATGTGCACGAGCTGCACCGCCTGGGCGAGAGCTACGACATGCCCGGCGAGCCGGTGGACGGCATGAAGTGCGAGGCCGTGCACGCCGCCATCGCCAAGGCTTGCGCCCATTGCCGCGCGGGCCACGGACCCTACCTGCTGGAGATCAACACCTACCGGTACCGCGGCCACAGCATGAGCGACCCGCAGAAGTACCGCAGCAAGGAGGAGGTGGAGGCCTACAAGCAGCAGGACCCCATCGAGGACGTGCGCGCCAAGCTCCTTTCCAACAAGTGGTCCACCGAGGCCGAACTGGAAGCGCTGGACGAGGCGATCAAGAAGGAGGTGGAGGAGGCCGTGAAGTTCGCCGAGGAGAGCCCGCTGCCCGAGGCGAAGGAGCTGTGGGAGGACGTGTACAAGACCCCGGATTATCCGTTCATCAAGGACTGA
- a CDS encoding cytidine deaminase produces MSSTRKVTTVYMHHAAWSALPKEDQELLKLAQRAAANAYARYSRFKVGAALRLESGEIVPGSNQENASFPAGICAERAALHAAMSVLPKGTVECMAIVVPQVKGRDPVTPCGICRQALLEQEHRQGSPLRLLMGIVRGPVLETFSAESLLPLSFDSSFLKR; encoded by the coding sequence ATGTCCAGCACGCGCAAGGTGACCACCGTGTACATGCACCACGCCGCGTGGAGCGCCCTGCCCAAGGAGGACCAGGAGCTGTTGAAGCTCGCCCAGCGCGCCGCGGCCAACGCCTACGCGCGGTACTCCCGCTTCAAGGTGGGCGCGGCGCTGCGGCTGGAGAGCGGCGAGATCGTACCCGGCAGCAACCAGGAGAACGCCAGCTTCCCGGCGGGCATCTGCGCGGAACGTGCGGCCCTGCATGCCGCCATGAGCGTGCTGCCCAAAGGCACCGTGGAGTGCATGGCCATCGTGGTGCCGCAGGTGAAGGGCCGCGACCCGGTGACGCCCTGCGGCATCTGCCGCCAGGCCCTGCTGGAGCAGGAGCACCGCCAGGGTTCACCCCTGCGGCTGCTGATGGGCATCGTGCGCGGCCCCGTGCTGGAGACCTTCAGCGCTGAAAGCCTGCTGCCGCTCTCCTTCGATAGCAGCTTCCTGAAGCGCTGA
- a CDS encoding polyphosphate polymerase domain-containing protein, giving the protein MTTLPALLERFAPITLAEMDGVKLQDRMDTKYVFGRAVLPAVLEDMRPHYRLLEVDGVRGGHYRSLYFDTPGLRDYHDHHNGRTLRRKVRFREYVGSGLCFLEVKRKTGAGRTDKRRLKVEAIPGTLAGDQAAFVAHASRSTEALVPVLWNRFVRLTFVHRERAERLTIDLGLRFSLFHDPSHEVDLDGIVVAELKQGRADRGSHFARAMRARGIRPAGMSKYCIGLLQLLPTLKYNRFKEVLRHLDRIQQAA; this is encoded by the coding sequence ATGACGACGCTGCCTGCACTGCTCGAACGCTTCGCGCCCATCACCCTCGCGGAGATGGACGGTGTGAAGCTGCAGGACCGCATGGACACCAAGTACGTGTTCGGTCGTGCCGTGCTGCCGGCCGTGCTAGAGGACATGCGGCCGCACTACCGCCTGCTGGAGGTGGACGGTGTGCGGGGCGGCCACTACCGTTCGCTGTACTTCGACACGCCGGGCCTGCGGGACTACCACGACCACCACAACGGACGCACGCTGCGCCGCAAGGTGCGCTTCCGGGAGTACGTGGGAAGCGGGCTCTGCTTCCTGGAGGTGAAGCGCAAGACCGGGGCGGGCCGCACGGACAAGCGCCGGCTGAAGGTGGAGGCCATCCCCGGCACGCTGGCAGGCGACCAGGCCGCCTTCGTGGCCCATGCCTCACGCAGCACGGAAGCCCTCGTACCGGTGCTGTGGAACCGCTTCGTGCGGCTCACCTTCGTGCACCGCGAGCGCGCCGAGCGCCTCACCATCGACCTGGGCCTGCGCTTCAGCCTGTTCCATGATCCATCGCACGAGGTCGATCTGGACGGCATCGTGGTGGCCGAACTGAAGCAGGGCCGGGCCGATCGCGGTTCGCACTTCGCCCGCGCCATGCGGGCGCGCGGCATCCGCCCCGCCGGCATGAGCAAGTACTGCATCGGGCTGCTTCAGCTGCTCCCCACCCTCAAGTACAACCGGTTCAAGGAGGTGCTGCGCCACCTCGACCGCATCCAGCAGGCCGCCTGA